Proteins co-encoded in one Pseudochaenichthys georgianus chromosome 22, fPseGeo1.2, whole genome shotgun sequence genomic window:
- the zfp36l1a gene encoding mRNA decay activator protein ZFP36L1a, which translates to MTTAVVSPFFDFEIMNKNNKLLSFNNNLGSHHPMSVPCNGTNVSICSPTGALLDRKAVGSPPMGGVYQRRHSVSSTKFNQNQFLNSLKTADHSSLISGLGNASNNKENRMRDRSFSETGERLLKQCLGPASPTGGSQVNSSRYKTELCRPFEENGSCKYGDKCQFAHGIHELRSLSRHPKYKTELCRTFHTIGFCPYGPRCHFIHNAEERRGPPQQCSPLNSSNKMERPRLQHSYSFAGFSSSGGLRDSPTSVTPPPMFFPDEVPDWPSSNPFTYSSQELANLFGPSLSVGPVGTEPNTPAPPSPTSTPYYFRPMLESPQMFESTKGPPSDSLSDQEGYQSSSGGSLSGSESPTLDTTRRLPIFSRLSISDD; encoded by the exons ATGACCACAGCCGTGGTGTCGCCTTTTTTTGACTTCGAAATAATGAACAAG AACAACAAACTGCTGAGCTTCAACAACAACCTGGGATCCCACCATCCCATGTCTGTCCCTTGCAATGGCACTAATGTGTCCATCTGCAGCCCCACCGGAGCCCTGCTGGACAGGAAGGCGGTGGGATCTCCCCCGATGGGGGGCGTGTACCAGCGGCGGCACTCTGTCAGCAGCACAAAGTTCAACCAGAACCAGTTTCTGAACAGCCTGAAGACAGCGGACCACTCCTCACTCATCTCAGGGCTTGGCAATGCCAGCAACAACAAGGAGAACCGCATGCGCGACCGCTCCTTCTCCGAGACGGGCGAGCGGCTCCTCAAACAGTGCCTGGGCCCTGCGAGTCCCACCGGAGGCAGCCAGGTGAACTCCAGCCGCTACAAGACGGAGCTTTGCAGGCCCTTCGAGGAGAACGGTTCCTGCAAGTATGGTGACAAATGCCAGTTTGCTCATGGGATCCATGAACTGCGCAGCCTGAGCCGCCACCCTAAATACAAAACTGAGCTGTGCCGCACCTTCCACACCATCGGGTTCTGCCCGTACGGCCCTCGCTGCCATTTTATTCATAATGCTGAGGAGCGCCGAGGACCCCCCCAGCAGTGCTCCCCTCTTAACTCCTCCAACAAAATGGAGAGGCCTCGACTGCAGCACAGCTACAGCTTCGCAGGCTTCTCCAGCTCAGGGGGGCTGAGAGACAGCCCCACCTCTGTCACCCCTCCACCCATGTTCTTCCCTGATGAGGTCCCTGACTGGCCCAGCAGTAACCCCTTCACCTACTCCAGCCAGGAGCTGGCCAACTTGTTCGGGCCCAGCCTCAGCGTGGGTCCTGTGGGCACAGAGCCCAACACCCCTGCACCTCCCTCTCCAACAAGCACACCTTACTATTTCAGGCCCATGTTGGAGTCCCCTCAGATGTTCGAGTCTACAAAAGGCCCTCCCTCCGACTCCCTGTCAGACCAAGAGGGCTACCAGAGCAGCTCTGGAGGCAGCCTGAGCGGCTCAGAGTCCCCCACGCTGGATACCACCCGCCGCCTGCCCATCTTCAGCCGCCTCTCCATCTCTGATGATTAA